The following proteins are encoded in a genomic region of Dyadobacter sp. UC 10:
- a CDS encoding RagB/SusD family nutrient uptake outer membrane protein, with the protein MKLHKLTLASLIFLSAGCTDFLDLSPRDTANVGNFYRNAADMQAAVDAAYGMLASPGEYSYAYYNVSEVRSDNTFNWEGGGNLPDAELDQFKMSSTNEIIRLMWIDTYRGILACNTVLEHIGGADMDDALRQRFIAEARFLRALKYFNLVRTFGDVPLVLKETKSVDDGYSQVRVAQSEVYAQIIADLTDAASTLPVSYSGKDIGRATKGSAKALLGKVYLTNRDFAKAKDVLKEVIDQGNYKLLADYSALWPAANANNEESIFEVQFKKGGTGTGSSFYNNFSPRNSGSSVIQIGFAGGRNIPTADLIAAYEAGDARKAASLSEGYTDNVTGKYVADPYTLKYRDTPFAEGDADNNWMVLRYADVLLMYAEAVNETTGPNAEAFDAVNAVRKRAKLAVLPAGLSKAAFALAIEHERQVELAFEGHRWFDLVRTGREVAVMNAHFKAPVVADFNAVFPIPQTQIDVNPAGIKQNPGYTF; encoded by the coding sequence ATGAAACTCCATAAACTAACGCTCGCCTCCCTGATTTTTCTCTCAGCCGGCTGCACCGATTTCCTTGATCTTTCCCCCCGGGATACTGCCAACGTTGGCAATTTTTACAGAAATGCGGCCGATATGCAGGCGGCGGTCGACGCAGCTTATGGCATGCTGGCCTCTCCGGGAGAATACAGCTACGCCTATTATAACGTTTCCGAAGTTCGCTCCGACAATACTTTTAACTGGGAAGGCGGCGGAAACCTGCCGGACGCTGAGCTGGACCAGTTCAAAATGTCGTCTACCAATGAAATCATCCGCTTAATGTGGATTGACACGTATCGCGGAATCCTGGCCTGTAACACGGTTTTGGAGCATATCGGCGGTGCGGACATGGACGATGCGCTGCGCCAGCGGTTTATTGCTGAGGCCAGGTTTTTGCGTGCATTGAAGTACTTTAACCTGGTCCGCACATTCGGCGACGTACCGCTGGTTTTGAAAGAAACCAAGTCTGTGGACGACGGTTACAGTCAGGTGCGTGTGGCGCAATCCGAAGTGTATGCACAGATCATCGCCGACCTGACCGACGCAGCTTCTACATTGCCCGTTTCCTATTCCGGCAAAGACATCGGTCGCGCCACAAAAGGATCTGCCAAAGCATTGCTGGGCAAAGTATACCTGACGAACCGCGATTTTGCCAAAGCAAAAGATGTCCTTAAAGAAGTAATCGATCAGGGCAACTACAAGCTGCTTGCGGACTACTCAGCATTGTGGCCGGCAGCGAATGCCAACAATGAAGAATCGATTTTTGAGGTTCAGTTTAAAAAAGGCGGCACAGGCACAGGAAGCAGTTTTTACAATAACTTTTCTCCGAGAAACTCGGGTAGCTCGGTCATTCAGATCGGATTTGCGGGCGGCAGAAACATTCCTACCGCAGACCTGATTGCTGCTTACGAAGCTGGCGACGCACGCAAGGCAGCCTCGCTTTCAGAAGGTTACACGGATAACGTAACCGGAAAATATGTCGCCGACCCGTACACATTGAAATACCGCGACACGCCATTTGCGGAGGGCGACGCGGATAATAACTGGATGGTTTTGCGCTATGCCGACGTGCTATTGATGTACGCCGAGGCGGTCAACGAAACTACCGGCCCGAACGCGGAAGCTTTTGATGCGGTCAACGCCGTGAGAAAACGTGCGAAACTGGCGGTATTGCCTGCGGGTTTGTCCAAAGCAGCATTCGCGCTGGCGATCGAGCACGAGCGGCAGGTGGAACTGGCTTTTGAAGGTCACCGCTGGTTTGATCTTGTACGGACCGGTCGTGAAGTGGCGGTGATGAATGCGCATTTCAAAGCGCCGGTGGTAGCCGATTTCAATGCCGTTTTCCCGATCCCGCAAACGCAGATCGATGTAAATCCGGCGGGGATCAAGCAAAATCCCGGTTATACTTTTTGA
- a CDS encoding YegP family protein: MAKFEIKTRKNGEFQFELKASNGQNILSSEGYSTMAACKNGIESVQKNSPDDGRYEQKESSNGKPYFVLKAGNGQIIGSSEMYESRSGMLNGIESVKKNGQTEEIEDLTK, encoded by the coding sequence ATGGCCAAATTTGAGATCAAAACCAGAAAAAACGGAGAATTCCAGTTTGAGCTAAAAGCCTCTAACGGACAAAACATTCTTTCAAGTGAAGGATACAGTACCATGGCAGCCTGTAAAAACGGCATCGAGTCGGTGCAGAAGAATTCGCCTGACGACGGTCGGTACGAACAAAAAGAGTCGTCGAATGGAAAACCTTACTTTGTACTCAAAGCAGGTAATGGTCAAATAATTGGGAGCAGTGAGATGTATGAAAGCAGGTCGGGCATGCTAAACGGAATAGAGTCAGTTAAAAAAAACGGGCAAACCGAGGAAATAGAGGATTTAACAAAGTAG
- a CDS encoding RNA polymerase sigma factor, whose amino-acid sequence MPYLTAMHRENEILQQIAQGDERAFAALFNHFHQPLGLHIFKFTKSEQLAEEVVQDVFLKIWLNRELLVGIDNFRVYLYVISKNAALNCLKKVANESARIVDLDPQADTIAAENIEEDHRYLLIDEAIDRLPPQQKQVYLLRRHERLSYPEIAAQMKISKETVKKYLQIATESITSHIRKRLVISFLIAAKYFF is encoded by the coding sequence ATGCCCTACCTCACTGCTATGCATCGGGAAAACGAGATTTTGCAGCAGATAGCACAAGGCGACGAGCGGGCTTTTGCGGCACTTTTTAATCACTTTCACCAGCCGCTGGGTTTGCATATTTTCAAATTCACGAAATCAGAACAACTCGCCGAGGAAGTAGTGCAGGATGTATTCCTGAAAATCTGGCTTAACAGGGAACTTCTGGTGGGAATAGATAATTTCAGGGTGTATTTGTATGTGATTTCAAAAAATGCTGCACTGAACTGTCTGAAAAAAGTCGCCAACGAAAGCGCAAGGATTGTGGACCTCGACCCGCAGGCCGACACAATTGCGGCCGAAAACATAGAGGAAGATCATCGCTACCTGCTGATCGACGAGGCTATTGACCGGCTGCCGCCTCAGCAGAAACAGGTTTACCTGCTCAGGAGGCACGAGCGGCTGTCGTATCCGGAAATTGCCGCGCAAATGAAGATCTCCAAGGAAACGGTAAAGAAATACCTGCAAATCGCGACAGAATCAATTACTTCTCACATTCGCAAAAGATTGGTAATCAGCTTTTTGATTGCCGCCAAATATTTTTTTTAA
- a CDS encoding FecR family protein, producing the protein MNNSESRLQYLIDRYYHGAASETEKEELMSLVREGGHDALLEQYMKDNWLHVSEGEILFSQEKSSAILHSILGSAGQKKAEKTTILRLNWVRYAAAAVLVLAGLGIWYNAQKGGNKLNIFGQLTEVADVKPGGNKALLTLSDGSAIALDEVGSGFVARQGDAEISKSQEGILIYNAKNNVSSSELTINKITTPKGGQYQVQLPDGSKVWLNANSSIRFPSVFAANERNVEITGEAYFEVAKNKDKPFKVKFNQSEVLVLGTSFNIMAYPEEGASKTTLVEGSVSIKNVDQNAKLKPGQQAAVLSSGQIKTKFTPVEEAVAWKNGEFYFQDASVEEVMRQLSRWYNVEVTYKGQIPLKQFSGRISRKVNLSEITGMLQFAGVNCRMEEKEIIIEP; encoded by the coding sequence ATGAATAATTCTGAGAGCCGGTTGCAGTATCTGATCGATCGCTACTATCATGGGGCCGCTTCCGAAACGGAAAAGGAAGAGCTCATGTCGCTCGTCCGCGAGGGAGGGCACGATGCGCTGCTCGAACAGTACATGAAGGACAACTGGTTGCATGTCAGCGAAGGCGAGATATTGTTTTCACAGGAAAAAAGCAGTGCGATCCTGCATTCGATCCTCGGTTCGGCCGGGCAGAAAAAGGCAGAAAAAACGACAATCCTCCGGCTCAACTGGGTGCGTTACGCGGCAGCGGCTGTGCTGGTGCTGGCGGGATTGGGAATTTGGTACAATGCCCAGAAAGGTGGGAATAAGCTGAATATTTTCGGACAACTTACCGAAGTTGCAGACGTGAAACCAGGCGGTAATAAGGCATTGCTCACCCTGTCCGACGGCTCGGCGATCGCCCTCGATGAAGTGGGAAGCGGTTTTGTGGCGCGGCAGGGCGACGCGGAGATCAGCAAGTCGCAGGAAGGAATATTGATTTACAATGCAAAAAACAATGTCAGTTCCAGTGAATTAACTATTAATAAAATAACAACCCCAAAAGGCGGACAATACCAGGTGCAGCTTCCCGATGGCAGTAAGGTCTGGCTGAATGCAAATTCATCTATTCGGTTTCCCTCGGTTTTTGCAGCCAATGAACGTAATGTGGAGATTACCGGCGAGGCTTACTTTGAGGTGGCCAAAAATAAGGATAAACCATTCAAAGTGAAGTTCAACCAATCGGAGGTGCTCGTATTAGGGACCAGTTTTAATATCATGGCCTACCCCGAGGAAGGCGCTTCCAAAACGACGTTGGTGGAAGGTTCGGTGTCCATTAAAAATGTAGATCAAAACGCAAAACTGAAACCTGGCCAGCAGGCGGCGGTACTATCTTCGGGGCAGATCAAAACCAAATTCACACCGGTGGAAGAGGCGGTTGCCTGGAAAAACGGGGAGTTCTATTTCCAGGACGCAAGTGTGGAAGAGGTGATGCGGCAGCTTTCGAGATGGTACAATGTGGAGGTGACTTACAAGGGCCAAATCCCGCTGAAACAGTTCTCAGGCCGCATTTCCCGGAAAGTAAACCTGTCAGAGATTACCGGCATGCTGCAATTTGCAGGAGTGAACTGCCGGATGGAAGAGAAAGAGATCATCATTGAACCCTGA
- a CDS encoding TonB-dependent receptor, translating to MKNHYLPCPAGRKRLYLAAKILFAMTRIMLVLIVTLSHVAADGFSQKISLNARNVPLSSVLKTIEKQTSYLFLYDKLDLPGTQKVTVQIKNADIEQTLGAVFRDVPVSYKIFNQNIVLKKVVRKQPQESVQPMKTPEIKPSVIFNQPAIEEPAPKSIDRLLRGKVTDESGNAFPGVSILVKNSQTGTTTDADGTFRLNVPDALAEAELTLIASFVGYQSQEIAVGNRQEINFNMSVDTKSLNDVVVIGYGTQAKSSITGSVASLPIKSIANQPVTSLDQALGGQIAGVNVAQTKGAPGGGVSVRVRGTGSIGAGNEPLYVIDGFPVSADFNSSFNALSTINPSDIESIEILKDASAAAIYGSRGSNGVVLVTTKRGKSGKSTVTLDAYFGVQEVAAKIDMLDAREYAIFNTEARNNAWVDRGGNASDPNSARPANLQIPEMFQNPQSLGKGTDWQDEVFVTAPIQNYQLSVSGGNDKTQLFLSGAYFRQDGIVMNTGFDRYSARINVDHKVSKHVKIGMNLSPSFSSNKLLPVEDQVFTGGILGSALSLPPTVPVYNPDGSYTTLLGPSPFNLGVIDNPVAIANKIKDKKSFFRTLGNVYAEIDIIEGLKFRTSFGLDYADSRQAAYYPSDLGWNGVPAPVQARATAATARDVNWLNENILSYKKTFGGKHELDLLAGFTSQKNKSEYNSLAATNFPTDLVPTLNAGQVTSGGTGISEWSLLSYLGRVNYTLSGKYLLSATVRRDGSSRFGSKNKWGTFPSASVGWFLSEENFMKGQQVVTDLKLRASYGLAGNNTIGNYNHIGLLTNRRYSFGAGTGSVVYGLYPGSITNEQLGWEMMHQMDIGIDFGLLRNRLTFTIDYYNKNTTDLLLNVPVPGSTGYETALQNIGKLNNRGWEFSVNSKNFTGAFKWSTSFNISFNKNEVKRLGPSGNAIISKSPSFSPNTHITRIGSPLGSFWGYEAIGVYQNAEDVKNNPVVQGGAGSRPGDLKFRDIDGDGVITPSDVTIIGDNNPDFFYGITNNFSYGPLSLSILADGVQGIQLLNGSRRNIGLVNGSYSRADVLGRWQSPENPGDGRTPRANVSPTGGNVSYVSSLLVEDASFFRIRNVNLRYALPEKASKAIFMRQASVSLSVQNALTFTKYMGYNPEQSLNGSSSLTPGVDFNGYPLARTYTLGVNLTF from the coding sequence ATGAAAAATCACTACTTACCCTGCCCGGCAGGTCGTAAGCGGCTGTATCTTGCTGCAAAAATTCTATTTGCGATGACCCGGATAATGCTAGTGCTGATCGTGACGCTTTCGCATGTGGCGGCCGATGGATTTAGCCAGAAGATCTCGCTGAATGCCCGGAACGTCCCGCTTTCCAGTGTGCTTAAAACCATCGAAAAACAGACGAGCTATTTGTTCCTCTATGACAAATTGGATTTGCCAGGTACTCAAAAAGTGACTGTACAGATTAAAAACGCAGATATTGAGCAAACCCTCGGCGCCGTTTTCCGGGACGTGCCTGTCTCTTACAAAATATTCAATCAGAATATTGTATTAAAAAAAGTAGTGAGAAAGCAGCCGCAGGAAAGCGTGCAGCCCATGAAAACGCCGGAGATCAAACCCAGTGTCATTTTCAATCAACCTGCCATTGAAGAGCCGGCACCAAAGAGCATCGACCGGCTGCTTCGCGGAAAGGTGACCGACGAAAGCGGTAATGCATTTCCCGGTGTCAGCATTCTCGTAAAAAACTCCCAGACAGGCACTACCACTGATGCAGACGGTACATTCCGGCTCAATGTGCCCGATGCGCTGGCCGAAGCCGAACTGACCCTGATCGCCAGTTTTGTGGGTTATCAAAGTCAGGAAATCGCTGTGGGTAACCGCCAGGAGATCAATTTTAATATGTCGGTCGACACCAAGTCGCTGAATGATGTGGTGGTGATCGGTTATGGAACGCAGGCCAAGAGCAGCATTACCGGCTCGGTGGCTTCACTGCCGATCAAAAGCATTGCTAACCAACCTGTTACCAGTCTGGACCAGGCGCTGGGCGGACAGATCGCGGGGGTAAATGTAGCCCAAACCAAAGGCGCTCCCGGCGGTGGTGTTTCGGTGAGGGTAAGAGGTACCGGCTCGATCGGCGCAGGAAATGAGCCGCTTTACGTGATCGACGGTTTCCCGGTTTCAGCCGATTTCAACAGCTCCTTCAATGCACTTTCGACGATTAACCCCAGTGACATTGAGTCGATTGAAATACTGAAAGATGCCTCTGCGGCGGCGATTTACGGTTCGCGCGGCAGTAATGGTGTGGTGCTCGTTACCACCAAGAGGGGCAAATCCGGCAAATCGACCGTGACACTGGACGCTTATTTTGGCGTGCAGGAAGTGGCAGCTAAGATCGATATGCTTGACGCACGGGAATACGCCATTTTCAATACCGAGGCACGGAACAATGCATGGGTAGATCGCGGCGGTAATGCAAGCGACCCGAACAGTGCGAGGCCAGCCAACTTGCAAATCCCTGAAATGTTCCAGAACCCGCAATCGCTTGGCAAAGGTACCGACTGGCAGGACGAAGTTTTTGTAACCGCACCGATCCAGAATTACCAACTCTCGGTTTCCGGCGGAAATGATAAAACGCAGCTATTTCTTTCAGGAGCCTATTTCCGGCAGGACGGGATTGTGATGAACACAGGCTTCGACCGCTACTCGGCCCGCATCAATGTGGATCACAAAGTGTCGAAGCATGTAAAAATCGGCATGAACTTATCGCCTTCTTTTTCATCAAATAAATTGTTGCCCGTTGAAGATCAGGTCTTCACAGGCGGTATCCTTGGCTCGGCGCTTTCCCTGCCTCCTACCGTGCCGGTTTACAACCCCGACGGTTCATATACGACATTACTCGGCCCGTCTCCATTCAACCTGGGCGTGATCGACAACCCGGTTGCGATTGCCAATAAGATCAAGGACAAGAAGTCTTTTTTCAGGACGCTGGGCAATGTTTATGCTGAAATTGATATCATCGAGGGACTGAAATTCCGTACTTCTTTTGGCCTCGATTACGCCGACTCCCGCCAGGCTGCCTACTACCCTTCCGATCTGGGCTGGAACGGTGTTCCCGCGCCTGTGCAGGCAAGAGCAACCGCCGCTACCGCGCGTGACGTAAACTGGCTGAATGAAAACATCTTATCTTACAAAAAAACCTTCGGCGGAAAACACGAGCTGGACCTGCTGGCCGGTTTTACCTCTCAGAAAAACAAGTCTGAATACAATTCCCTCGCCGCCACCAACTTCCCTACCGACCTTGTGCCCACATTGAATGCGGGACAGGTAACTTCCGGCGGCACCGGCATTTCCGAATGGTCGCTGCTGTCGTACCTGGGACGGGTTAACTATACGCTTTCAGGTAAATATCTGCTTTCGGCCACAGTCCGCCGCGATGGTTCTTCCCGTTTTGGTTCAAAAAATAAATGGGGCACATTCCCGTCGGCTTCGGTGGGCTGGTTTTTGTCCGAAGAAAATTTCATGAAGGGCCAGCAGGTAGTGACGGATTTGAAATTACGCGCCAGCTACGGATTGGCGGGAAATAATACGATCGGAAATTATAACCACATTGGTCTGCTGACCAACCGCCGGTACAGTTTCGGGGCGGGCACGGGCAGCGTGGTTTACGGACTTTATCCCGGTTCCATTACGAACGAGCAGCTCGGCTGGGAAATGATGCACCAAATGGATATTGGTATTGATTTTGGTTTATTGAGAAACAGGCTGACGTTCACCATTGATTACTACAACAAAAACACCACCGACCTCCTGCTGAACGTGCCCGTGCCCGGCTCTACCGGTTACGAAACCGCGCTGCAAAACATCGGAAAGCTTAATAACCGCGGCTGGGAGTTTAGTGTGAATTCCAAAAATTTCACCGGCGCATTCAAATGGTCGACGAGCTTTAATATTTCTTTTAACAAAAATGAAGTAAAGAGACTCGGGCCATCGGGCAATGCGATCATCTCCAAAAGTCCTTCATTCAGCCCCAATACGCACATTACACGCATCGGCTCGCCGCTCGGCAGCTTCTGGGGATATGAGGCGATCGGTGTTTACCAAAATGCCGAAGATGTCAAAAACAACCCGGTCGTACAAGGCGGCGCAGGCTCGCGTCCGGGGGATCTTAAATTCCGCGATATCGACGGCGACGGCGTAATTACCCCGAGCGACGTAACGATTATCGGAGACAATAACCCCGACTTTTTCTACGGCATTACCAACAATTTCAGCTATGGCCCGCTGAGTCTCAGCATTCTGGCCGACGGTGTGCAGGGCATTCAGTTACTGAATGGTTCGAGACGGAACATTGGTCTGGTCAACGGAAGTTACAGCCGCGCCGACGTGCTCGGCCGCTGGCAATCGCCTGAAAATCCGGGCGACGGCCGCACACCCCGCGCGAATGTGTCGCCAACCGGCGGGAATGTGAGTTATGTGTCGAGCCTGCTGGTGGAAGATGCTTCTTTTTTCCGCATCCGCAATGTCAACCTGAGGTATGCGCTGCCTGAAAAGGCTTCCAAGGCCATTTTTATGCGGCAGGCAAGCGTGAGCCTTTCGGTGCAAAATGCGCTGACATTCACCAAGTATATGGGTTATAACCCCGAGCAAAGCCTGAACGGCAGCAGTTCGCTGACGCCCGGCGTGGATTTTAACGGCTACCCGCTGGCGCGGACTTACACTTTGGGCGTAAACCTGACCTTTTAA
- a CDS encoding M14 family zinc carboxypeptidase, translating to MKGDILKRVWGQGGSGWFEVVRPERRRRVITLNTSKGVRYCSEWFGIVSFATLSLSKGVLFFVLLVAFVGGFSSVNAGEAWSADTVIAPKIFVNTGFENASPMNWEIDAQGRVIGSLVYDHERFSQNRANNHWHFKVEAPTGTEVTVILQNFDNIWNNIHASPISKQSPFVFSFDNKTWETQLGEFLRDNRLQIKLKMNGPSVYIASIEPYRISDLDRFLAKIKNNKLVNITQIGQTSEGRSLEIVRIGNEKAPKRLFLRGRAHAFEAGGNWTLEGFVNRLLQNDEASKRWFKRYCVYILPMTNKDGVARGKTRFNANGYDLNRKWDKAADSLIAPENFYLEKWLRKMINEKKKPDLALDVHNDNGGNLHLSRPDGDITTYLSNMAKLDSLLRKHTWYTEGSTKPGFRNPGTLGEGFMERFGIEAAVYELNYEWVEGLKKAPLAKDWLLLGSQLPNVFYDYFEEKTGK from the coding sequence ATGAAGGGGGATATTTTAAAGCGAGTTTGGGGTCAGGGTGGTTCTGGGTGGTTCGAGGTAGTTCGTCCTGAGCGCAGACGAAGGGTTATCACCTTGAACACGTCGAAGGGGGTTCGGTATTGTTCGGAATGGTTCGGGATTGTATCTTTTGCCACTCTGAGCTTGTCGAAGGGGGTGTTATTTTTTGTCTTGCTGGTTGCTTTTGTTGGTGGGTTTTCTTCTGTTAATGCAGGGGAAGCGTGGTCAGCGGATACGGTTATCGCTCCGAAGATATTCGTGAATACGGGTTTTGAAAATGCTTCGCCGATGAACTGGGAGATTGACGCGCAAGGTCGCGTGATCGGCAGCCTGGTTTACGATCACGAACGTTTTTCGCAAAACCGTGCGAATAACCACTGGCATTTTAAGGTAGAGGCACCGACTGGTACGGAGGTGACTGTGATTTTGCAAAACTTCGATAATATCTGGAACAACATCCACGCGAGTCCGATCTCGAAGCAGTCGCCTTTTGTTTTTTCTTTTGATAATAAAACCTGGGAAACGCAGCTTGGAGAATTCCTGCGGGATAACCGTTTGCAGATCAAGCTCAAAATGAACGGCCCAAGCGTATATATTGCCAGCATTGAACCTTACCGGATCAGCGATCTGGACAGGTTTTTAGCCAAAATCAAAAACAACAAGCTGGTCAATATCACGCAGATCGGGCAGACTTCGGAGGGCCGCTCGCTCGAAATTGTGCGGATCGGAAATGAAAAAGCGCCTAAAAGATTATTCCTCCGGGGACGCGCACATGCATTTGAGGCAGGCGGTAACTGGACGCTGGAAGGTTTTGTAAACCGGCTTTTGCAAAATGACGAAGCATCGAAAAGGTGGTTCAAAAGATATTGTGTGTACATTTTGCCGATGACCAATAAAGATGGCGTCGCGCGGGGAAAAACGCGTTTCAATGCAAATGGCTACGATCTCAACCGTAAATGGGACAAGGCAGCCGACTCGCTGATCGCGCCGGAGAATTTTTATCTGGAAAAATGGCTGCGGAAGATGATCAATGAAAAGAAAAAGCCCGACCTGGCGCTCGATGTACATAATGACAACGGCGGTAACCTGCATTTGAGTCGCCCCGATGGTGATATTACCACTTACCTGTCGAATATGGCCAAACTGGACTCGCTTTTGAGAAAACATACCTGGTACACCGAAGGCTCCACCAAACCCGGTTTCCGAAATCCAGGCACACTGGGCGAAGGTTTTATGGAACGCTTCGGTATTGAAGCGGCTGTGTATGAGCTCAATTACGAATGGGTGGAAGGTTTGAAAAAAGCACCGCTGGCGAAGGATTGGCTGCTGTTGGGAAGTCAGTTACCCAATGTTTTTTATGACTATTTTGAAGAAAAGACAGGCAAATGA
- a CDS encoding RNA polymerase sigma factor: MLHLGVVILIPLKTDVLHIGTELLSKVASGSEKAFAELFHLYRDKVYSAAFRLTGSAFVAEEVVQDIFLKLWVRKEMLSGIHDFEDYLFITTRNHVFSALKKAARQQKLVTDLELHMPFYENTTDDRIMDQEIEAIVQQAVNMLPAQQKQIYLLSKEQELKRDEIAKMLQISSETVKTHLSRALRHIRAYTKLKLDISVSWLLFFLLN; the protein is encoded by the coding sequence ATGTTACATTTGGGGGTAGTTATCCTTATTCCATTGAAAACAGATGTGTTACATATCGGAACAGAGTTGCTTTCAAAAGTGGCTTCGGGTAGCGAAAAAGCTTTCGCCGAATTGTTTCATCTTTACCGCGACAAGGTTTACTCGGCTGCGTTTCGTCTTACGGGCTCCGCGTTTGTTGCTGAGGAAGTTGTACAGGATATTTTTCTCAAACTTTGGGTTAGAAAAGAAATGCTGTCCGGCATTCACGACTTCGAGGATTACCTGTTTATCACCACCCGTAACCATGTTTTTTCTGCATTAAAAAAAGCGGCACGGCAGCAAAAGCTTGTTACTGACCTTGAACTTCATATGCCGTTCTATGAGAATACGACCGATGACCGGATCATGGACCAGGAAATTGAGGCGATTGTGCAGCAGGCCGTGAATATGCTTCCTGCCCAGCAAAAGCAGATTTATTTGCTAAGTAAGGAACAGGAATTAAAAAGGGACGAAATCGCTAAAATGCTTCAAATTTCTTCCGAAACTGTTAAAACCCACCTCTCACGCGCCCTACGGCATATCAGAGCTTACACTAAGTTGAAGCTGGACATCTCTGTTTCCTGGCTCCTGTTTTTCCTGCTAAATTAA
- a CDS encoding FecR family protein, which yields MPNQRLEDLFFRYCQKNVTEAERDELMTLILLEENREQINRLIDGFIRRDDSGDRLAEDTADDILSSIFTATVNSRPDFGNSINEQTGENEPPSRVRPLWVFRLVAASLALLLVYGGYEWMNKKGKIKEQAPAMASIYGQDVPAGGNKATLILGNGQTVDLTKVTSQNLIEQAGVTINKSIGEISYNRAGDGPGQAAYNVLKTPLGGQYKVVLPDGSRAWLNAGSSLKYPTLFSGNQRDVEMSGEIYFEIEPDKKKPFHVKVLDKHQGGKDMDITVLGTHFNVSSYGDEPTMETTLLEGSVKVEKGNVAKILKPGQQASVPGGKPKEIAVNMVDTESVVSWKEGRFEFNGNIKQIMRQISRWYDLDVVYAGNVDKMAFVGTISKKNNVSEVLKMLEMTGGIQFRIEDRKILVKHIE from the coding sequence ATGCCAAACCAACGCCTTGAAGATTTGTTTTTTCGGTACTGTCAGAAAAACGTAACCGAAGCGGAGCGGGATGAATTGATGACATTGATATTGCTGGAAGAAAACCGTGAACAAATCAACAGGTTAATTGACGGTTTCATTCGCCGTGACGATTCGGGGGACAGACTGGCGGAAGACACGGCCGACGATATTCTTAGCTCTATTTTCACTGCTACAGTCAATTCCAGGCCCGATTTTGGCAATAGTATAAATGAACAAACCGGAGAGAATGAGCCACCGTCGCGTGTACGGCCATTATGGGTTTTCAGACTTGTGGCTGCGTCGCTTGCATTATTACTCGTGTATGGCGGATATGAGTGGATGAATAAAAAAGGAAAAATTAAAGAGCAGGCCCCTGCGATGGCGAGCATTTACGGGCAGGATGTACCAGCAGGAGGAAACAAAGCGACATTAATACTAGGCAATGGTCAAACGGTTGATCTTACGAAGGTTACAAGTCAAAACCTCATTGAACAAGCTGGTGTTACCATTAATAAATCAATAGGGGAAATCAGCTACAATAGAGCGGGGGACGGGCCGGGGCAGGCAGCGTACAATGTTTTAAAAACACCGTTGGGCGGTCAGTATAAAGTGGTTTTGCCTGATGGTTCGCGCGCATGGCTGAATGCAGGTTCCAGTTTGAAATATCCTACGCTGTTTTCCGGTAACCAGCGTGATGTGGAAATGAGCGGGGAAATCTATTTCGAGATAGAGCCAGACAAGAAAAAGCCTTTTCACGTGAAGGTCCTGGACAAACATCAGGGTGGAAAAGATATGGACATAACCGTTTTGGGAACGCATTTCAATGTTTCCTCTTATGGCGACGAACCTACCATGGAGACTACCTTGCTGGAAGGATCTGTGAAGGTTGAAAAAGGAAATGTGGCCAAAATACTGAAACCGGGCCAGCAAGCCAGTGTCCCGGGCGGCAAACCCAAGGAAATCGCCGTCAATATGGTCGATACGGAAAGCGTCGTGTCCTGGAAAGAGGGCCGTTTTGAGTTCAATGGCAACATCAAGCAAATCATGCGGCAAATATCCCGCTGGTATGACCTGGATGTAGTTTACGCGGGGAATGTTGACAAAATGGCCTTTGTAGGGACGATTTCAAAGAAAAACAATGTATCCGAGGTCCTCAAAATGCTTGAAATGACCGGCGGTATCCAGTTCCGGATTGAAGATCGAAAAATTCTGGTCAAGCATATTGAGTAA